CGGACTGCTATGAGCTGGATCTGAATCATCGTCGCATCGAGAAGCTGGAAAACTTCGAGCCCTTGACGCAGATCAAGCGCTTGTTCTTGCGCTGGAACCTTATCAAGAAGATCGAGAACCTGTCCACGCTGACGTCCCTCGAGGAGTTGGAGCTGTACGACAACCAGATCACAAAGATCGAGAACCTCGATGAGTTGACCAACCTGGAGCAGCTGGATCTCAGTTTCAATCGCCTGACCAAGATCGAGAACGTCGACAAGTTGGTCAAGCTGGACAAGATCTTCTTTGTGGCAAACCGCATTACAGTTATCGAGAATCTGGGGATGCTGACCAATCTTACCATGCTGGAGCTGGGGGACAACAAGTTGAAGAAGATCGAAAACATCGAGATGTTGGTCAACCTCCGCCAGCTCTTCCTTGGCAAGAACAAGATAGCCAAGATCGAGAACCTTGACACACTGGTCAATCTGGAGATACTCAGCCTGCAGGCCAATCGAATTGTAAAGATCGAGAACCTGGAAAAACTGGCTAACCTCAGGGAGCTTTACATATCCGAGAACGGAGTGGAAACCATTGAAAACCTCTCTGAGAACAAGAAGCTGGAGACCCTCGATCTGGCCAAGAACCGATTGAAGGGCATTGCCAACCTGGAGAACCTCGAACTCCTTGAGGAGCTCTGGCTAAATCACAACGGCGTGGATGACTGGAAGAACATCGAGGTGCTGAAAGTGAACAAGTCCCTGCAGACCATCTACCTGGAGTACAACCCGCTGGCCAAGGACATACGCTATCGCTCCAAGCTGCGCGACATCCTGCCCCAGCTGCAGAAGATCGATGCCACCCTGTGCACAGTGCCTGGATCCCACTAGGATGGATACCTCGTCACTGTACCCCTCTTTTTGAAAGACTAATCCAAGGCGTAACgccaaaataatataaactttgCAAACTTCCgtttaaaatatacacaaaaattAACCAACAAGAATTGATTTACTTTTATTGCTAGGGTTTGAATTGTTACATATTAAAGATTGCTAATGTGCGTTCACCTTAACCACCTACGTATATTATTTTCCTGCAATTTTTCCCTTATATTTATTGTGCAAAGACAATGCCCATGACAGGAAATCACAGAGCTTAACTGATAAGTGGCAGCGCGTGTGCTTTGTCTTTTCTCCTTAATCATTTTTGTGCAGTTCGTTGAAACAatgaattttcatttcaaaacAATCCTGCTTATTAATCTCGTTTCACAGCTTAATGGCATAATAATCCGAGGCGCTGACCTGGTGGGGACCTCCGTAGAAGTCCAGCACATAGATGTTTTTAATATCCAAGGCGCATAGGTAGAATGTGTGGGCtgtaaatggaaaatataaaggGAGAATTGTTTAATAGCAATAAACAATACTATAAATTCTGTAGTACTAACCCGCTAACCAATGGACGGCTGCTGGATGGCGCTTCGTAAAGGCATTCAAGGCGGTCTGATAGTTGGTACCATTGGGATCCATCTAATAATTAAACATTACTTAAGGTTGGTTTCACAAGATCTATTACTGTTTTTACTCACCTTTATTACCTGGCCACTGATCATGGCACGGGCACATGTGGGCTCCATTGGATCCTGGCCAGCGTCCTTGCACCTTAAGGTTTGTTCGTCGGAGAACATGAAAGTAACTTTATTGTCCTTCTGCCAGTCCGGTCCAGTGAAATCCAAGTCGGTTAGCAGAAAGTGCACCTTGCCGGTGGAGTTGCCATTGGCATCGCTGTCATCTATGGAGATTATGTTGACCATTGGGTAATTTTCTACGGCTTTGTTGGTGGAGATGCTGCCCAAGGCAGCCCATGATGCACGATGAACCAATTCCCTGGCGATCTTGGCGTGGTTTAGTGCTTCTTGTCTCTTTAATTCCTTGATAATTCTGGCATCCTCTCTGGGGGAGTAAGCGCAGCTAGAGTCTGAACCGAGAAAGGCCAACACCAAGGTCAGCATTAGAGATGTGAAGGTTTTCATTGTTAGGCTGAAAGTAAGCAGGTAGAGTAGCAAGATTATTCTAGAATTCGAGAGAGCTCTGATCAGGACGAAAATTCGCAAGGTTTCGGTCTTGAAAGGGATACACACTGTGATTCCTGTATAACGAGACAGCCAAACAAAGGCCCACATTTGCACTGACCTTTTGCGTATTTATGTTCTTTGCCCCACTACGCTGTGGCCTGCAcgtagtttatatatatatatctcctACCTGGAGAATAACTCACCTTATCGCTGTGcttccttttgctttgggaatTGTTTGTAAACTGACTGGCAAAATATTGTGTCTTTTGTTATCACCTCTCTCGGGTACAAAGAGCTGGAAACAGCTGTTTGAGCTGCTACCTCGGGTTTGAGTCAGATGGTTAGGGTATATAGTACACCTCAATACCtacatatgtgtatatgtatatttttggaTAACTCACACAAAGGCCTGAATTAAATAAAGCCAATTAAATTGACTGGTACTGACTAATATATACAATCATTTAtctccaaaaataaaatttatatttagagCGATACGCACCTTTATAATCCGGATTTCAATGATATGGTTCTTCCATTTGTGCCAACAAAGAATATGATCCGATTTTAGTGTTTTCTTTCTGGATAAACATAATCAAAGCTTGATAGATAATATAAACCTTGGAATCGCCCTTAATATATGAGGAAAGCTAAAGTAGAGGGTACAAACCGATCGGTGATCGAAATACTGAAAACTAAGCATTGccagcttaaaaaaaatagaaaccaGACTTGAAAAAGGCCGTATtctttttaacgtattttaaCATTTGTTCTCATTTTATTTCGCAAATATTTATGGGTATgcttaaatatgtttttcacTTTAGGAATATCATTATATTTTGACTTGATAGCGTTTACCATATAACTT
Above is a genomic segment from Drosophila kikkawai strain 14028-0561.14 chromosome 3R, DkikHiC1v2, whole genome shotgun sequence containing:
- the sds22 gene encoding protein phosphatase 1 regulatory subunit 7, translated to MGDADRLMNDTEAAKPTAGIQVINAEEVPSIEEIITIDPDCYELDLNHRRIEKLENFEPLTQIKRLFLRWNLIKKIENLSTLTSLEELELYDNQITKIENLDELTNLEQLDLSFNRLTKIENVDKLVKLDKIFFVANRITVIENLGMLTNLTMLELGDNKLKKIENIEMLVNLRQLFLGKNKIAKIENLDTLVNLEILSLQANRIVKIENLEKLANLRELYISENGVETIENLSENKKLETLDLAKNRLKGIANLENLELLEELWLNHNGVDDWKNIEVLKVNKSLQTIYLEYNPLAKDIRYRSKLRDILPQLQKIDATLCTVPGSH
- the CREG gene encoding protein CREG1; translated protein: MKTFTSLMLTLVLAFLGSDSSCAYSPREDARIIKELKRQEALNHAKIARELVHRASWAALGSISTNKAVENYPMVNIISIDDSDANGNSTGKVHFLLTDLDFTGPDWQKDNKVTFMFSDEQTLRCKDAGQDPMEPTCARAMISGQVIKMDPNGTNYQTALNAFTKRHPAAVHWLAAHTFYLCALDIKNIYVLDFYGGPHQVSASDYYAIKL